One genomic region from uncultured Subdoligranulum sp. encodes:
- the nrdG gene encoding anaerobic ribonucleoside-triphosphate reductase activating protein: protein MNYATIKYCDIANGVGVRTSLFVSGCRRHCPNCFNAVAWDFQYGEPFTKEVRNKILESLEPEYIDGLSLLGGEPFEPENQRELLPFVKNVKVLFPHKTIWCYTGNHYEQEILQPGPGRCEVTDEFLQYLDVLVDGDFVQDKYDISLRFRGSSNQRIIDLNRTRAAGHVVLWEDDPIFSTHTM from the coding sequence ATGAACTATGCAACCATCAAATACTGCGACATCGCCAACGGTGTGGGAGTGCGCACCAGCCTGTTCGTATCGGGCTGCCGGCGGCACTGCCCCAACTGCTTCAACGCGGTGGCGTGGGATTTCCAGTACGGGGAGCCCTTCACCAAGGAGGTGCGCAACAAGATCCTGGAAAGCCTGGAGCCGGAGTACATCGACGGGCTGTCCCTGCTGGGGGGCGAGCCCTTTGAGCCGGAGAACCAGCGGGAACTGCTGCCCTTTGTGAAGAACGTGAAGGTGCTGTTCCCCCACAAGACGATCTGGTGCTACACCGGCAACCATTACGAGCAGGAGATTCTGCAGCCCGGTCCCGGCCGGTGCGAGGTCACCGACGAATTCCTGCAGTACCTGGACGTGCTGGTGGACGGGGACTTCGTGCAGGACAAGTACGATATCAGCCTGCGGTTCCGTGGGTCCAGCAACCAGCGGATCATCGACCTGAACAGGACCCGCGCGGCGGGCCATGTGGTGCTGTGGGAGGATGACCCCATCTTCTCCACCCACACCATGTAA